GTTGATAATAGAGTACTACAAGGTAACGATTGCAGACATTAAAACCAGAAAGATGATCACAAGCATTTTTTGCATCAAAAATGTCTTCATAGACCACAAAAGCTGTTCCTCTGGTTTCTGGAGTGTTCCCtctatcaaatcaaatgagtTACAATTGATGCTAACATATATTATCAATTTCTACTTACACTCTGATTTGCCGAATAGCTCCGTATTTTCCAAAGATATCATACATTTCTTCTGATGTAATTTTATAGGGAAGATTTCGGACATATAGGATTCTGTTTACTTCAGGAGGTAACCTcacctgaaaaataaaaatatttaagaaatgCTCACATGGAAATCTTGATGCACAACAATCTTGACTCAATATAATAAACTactaatgataaaaaaaaattaacacatGATTGCATACGTTTAGCTTTTTCTGCATTGCCATCGCCATTGTTAGGAgtaaaattcagttaaaacaACGAAATCACTGATCAATACAATTCAAAACTGTGCTCGTGAACTTGACAATAAGAACGCCGCTTGGTATTCAAAATGGCTGCATAGCAGACGACGATTCTGAGCTGacagaataaacaaaacattattttcgtgtaattcaattaattggTTTTATGCACtagaaaatttgattcaaattaaatactaaaaaaatgtatatatatctcATAAAAATCTTTTCCTAGCTCAATTTACTCTTcacattttaatattttggcAATGCTGATGTTTTAGCAGACGAATTTGTGTCAAATGAGGAATAGCATACtcaaataagagaaaaggaaaggggAAAAGTTTCCACATCGTACGACCCgaattcctttttctattgGTTCGAATATCAAGATATGATGCAGATGGCCACTATTCGAGTCGCGTAAACTGAACTGATTCGCTACTTCCGATATCAATTAAATAAAGGGATTTTTAAGCTTCATCCGGTGCTGTGCATACAATAAAGAATTGCTGGGATATAACTAAAGAAAGCACATTGAAATTCTGCACATTAACAGATGTCTTCTGATCACGAAACACAATATGGTCGCACAATGGATAGTGTAGAAAACAGGGTAACAAATGGCCATGATTCAAGTTCCACAGTTGTTCATTCTCGTAagtattgttatttttaatcaattagTTGTGataataaacaattatttttattctacaGCTAGCATGCCCTGGTTTGGAATGGATATAGGTGGAACTTTAGTTAAATTAGTGTATTTTGAACCAACTGACATTGCTCCTGAGGAAGAGAATGTAAGTTCGTCAGAAATTGAAACCTTACACAACATTCAAAAGTATCTCACTAGTAACAATGCTTATGGAGAGACAGGGCACCGAGACATTCATCTGCAGGTGTTTACATCTTCTAATCTTTCCTATTTTATCAGAAATTGATTTCagtataattttcaaatttcagatgAGTTCAATTCCAATGGGAAACAGAGTAGGAACATTACATTTCATCAGATTTCCTACCTCTGAAATGGAGCAATTTCTGCAGCTAGCAAAATCTAAAGGATTTGCCTCTCTGTCCACAACCATTTGTGCCACAGGTGGAGGTGCATACAAGTTTGAAAAAGACTTTTTAAGGGTTTGTACACTTTATGCagctttgatttctttttcttttttcttatcttgttATACGGTTGTCTGTAGGCTGTTAATTTAAATCTACATAAATCGGACGAACTGGAATCCCTTATCGGTGGGCTCTTGTACATTGAAGAAATTCATCGTCCCGAGGTTTATTATTGGGAAAATCCAACTGACGAAACTAAGTgcgtaaaaaaaacatatgaCTTCAAGAACCCATATCCGTTTTTGGTAATTCCATCATTTAAAAACTTtattaacaaacaaatgactttaattctgttgttgttactttcatctgattttattttctagctAGTAAATATTGGTTCAGGTGTGAGTATACTTGCTGTGTATGGCCCAAATAATTTCAAACGAGTCACCGGTACCAGGTAAAACAACGcatagaaaaccaaaaaaaaaactctcaaGATTAATCTCACAGCTCTTTGAATGTTTTGCATAGCTTGGGTGGTGGAACTTTCTTGGGATTATGCTGCTTGCTTACCGGATGC
The window above is part of the Daphnia pulex isolate KAP4 chromosome 3, ASM2113471v1 genome. Proteins encoded here:
- the LOC124190039 gene encoding splicing factor 3B subunit 6-like — translated: MAMAMQKKLNVRLPPEVNRILYVRNLPYKITSEEMYDIFGKYGAIRQIRVGNTPETRGTAFVVYEDIFDAKNACDHLSGFNVCNRYLVVLYYQPTKAFKKVDTDKKKEEIESMKAKFGLNDE
- the LOC124190032 gene encoding pantothenate kinase 3-like, whose translation is MSSDHETQYGRTMDSVENRVTNGHDSSSTVVHSPSMPWFGMDIGGTLVKLVYFEPTDIAPEEENVSSSEIETLHNIQKYLTSNNAYGETGHRDIHLQMSSIPMGNRVGTLHFIRFPTSEMEQFLQLAKSKGFASLSTTICATGGGAYKFEKDFLRAVNLNLHKSDELESLIGGLLYIEEIHRPEVYYWENPTDETKCVKKTYDFKNPYPFLLVNIGSGVSILAVYGPNNFKRVTGTSLGGGTFLGLCCLLTGCQSYEEAIALAAAGDSTKVDKKVRDIYGGDYDRFGLDGNIVASSFGQMNLSDRRAEVTKADLARATLVTITNNIGSITRMCALNEKIERVVFVGNFLRVNTLSMKQLAYAMDFWSDGALKALFLEHEGYFGAVGCLLRLVHIQPTCLPPKEGDS